A DNA window from Cutaneotrichosporon cavernicola HIS019 DNA, chromosome: 2 contains the following coding sequences:
- a CDS encoding uncharacterized protein (Stealth protein CR2, conserved region 2): MWPWSHERSVSYSPIGQTCADDALPGPIHDYRSSDGVDLESGFPKESVLSTWRSYVEHYIGRARRQRRPLLVMSALGAVLCFCAIILFSFTIYDRVLPTRAVYGDVGWTGNDNVGANDAVFNASEGILPISDDPTHLLVPTREPRRKPVPLLRPYETRPPLDMLTEFFITGEIKYTDPSTHTTPQMDLVYMFVNASSDYFHAAKEAKMTEEGMPLAGKGQTHHYRDNGELRGAMRSGALAFGDRVRDIHLITGLFEIPEENQQIIPSDDELARLGVNTSDITGWKVCQIPEWFDYENRANVKHHTHSDIYYLPRDDDGRIHPSIADEDEDKWRNLSLPTFNSFEIENRVGWVEGLAENFIFSNDDMFFLGGLSTADFHHPLLGPVLRLEPEMMIKDEVPSNLLTSGGEMGGLQHAGLLLSARFPRRKREYLHHMPKAFTKTMAQESSIMFAQSMTLAGTRTFRQSKRGRADISLAFLTAHLQIERWREGLLWTYIVAKLGGQDGVLRANARDQLRNVLHVQKGEEGDGLVFEKIKRSTLQDVEEMSYRAGWEQALHTQYHFSSFDGHLPSSKKILHNDDTKHCIFSISQCLPKDFFSNDEDVSAVDVFRTLTFDLGGCGDCLIDALINESGERGLSAFFPSADALYFPPKDQPKRMWERSEPMLPLTPTWEEANFSLAYNVRTGQDGWKGVRPRTDGAVRMREWCVKMLSRYTYAYGRTPSRFYMVHNEAEFTRYVNELTRNTDVAMVCINDDQPDNATGAVRKRFRKWMETLFSGDSRFVRYEKAHFRWSDDDSLLLDREDEQDNEKEKEKKA, from the exons ATGTGGCCGTGGTCGCATGAACGGTCTGTCTCGTACTCGCCGATCGGACAGACGTGCGCAGACGACGCGTTGCCAGGGCCAATACATGACTACCGCTCGAGCGACGGGGTCGACCTCGAATCAGGCTTCCCCAAGGAGAGCGTGTTGTCGACATGGCGCAGCTACGTTGAGCATTACAtcgggcgcgcgcgcaggcAGCGCCGCCCGCTGCTCGTCATGAGTGCTCTAGGCGCCGTTCTGTGCTTCTGCGccatcatcctcttctCATTCACCATCTACGACCGCGTCCTGCCTACGCGTGCCGTATACGGCGATGTTGGATGGACAGGGAATGACAACGTCGGAGCCAATGACGCAGTCTTCAACGCTTCTGAAGGCATCCTTCCCATCTCCGACGATCCAACACACCTCCTTGTTCCGACACGGGAACCGCGGCGCAAGCCTGTCCCCCTTCTCAGGCCGTACGAGACGCGACCGCCTCTCGACATGCTCACCGAGTTCTTCATCACCGGCGAGATCAAGTACACAGACCCGTCTACACACACAACCCCACAGATGGACTTGGTGTACATGTTCGTCAATGCCAGCTCGGACTACTTCCATGcagccaaggaggccaagatgaccgaggagggcatGCCGCTCGCCGGCAAGGGACAAACCCATCACTACCGCGATAacggcgagctgcgcggcgcCATGCGATCAGGCGCATTGGCATTTGGCGACCGCGTCCGTGACATTCATCTTATCACGGGCCTGTTCGAGATTCCAGAGGAGAACCAGCAAATCATACCTTCGgatgacgagctcgcgcgcctgggTGTTAACACGTCCGACATCACCGGATGGAAGGTCTGCCAGATCCCTGAGTGGTTCGACTACGAGAACCGCGCAAATGTCAAGCACCACACTCATTCCGACATCTACTACCTgccgcgcgacgacgacggacGCATCCACCCGTCGATCgcggatgaggacgaggataAGTGGCGCAACCTGTCGCTGCCAACATTCAATTCGTTCGAGATCGAGAACCGTGTCGGCTGGGTAGAGGGTCTCGCGGAGAACTT CATCTTTAGCAATGACGACATGttcttcctcggcggcctctCGACGGCTGACTTTCATCACCCGCTCCTTGGGCCCGTGCTGCGTCTTGAGCCCGAGATGATGATCAAGGATGAGGTCCCGAGCAACCTGCTGACGTcgggcggcgagatggGTGGCTTGCAGCACGCCGGGCTACTGCTCTCGGCGCGTTTTCCCAGGAGAAAGCGCGAGTACTTGCATCACATGCCCAAGGCGTTTACCAAGACTATGGCGCAGGAATCTTCGATCATGTTCGCTCAGTCGATGACACTCGCAGGGACGCGTACATTCCGCCAGAGCAAGCGAGGGCGCGCCGACATCTCCCTAGCATTCCTGACGGCTCACCTTCAGATCGAACGGTGGCGCGAGGGCCTGCTGTGGACGTACATTGTCGCCAAGCTTGGCGGCCAGGACGGCGTGCTCCGCGCGAACGCGCGTGACCAGTTACGCAACGTTCTCCACGTGCAGAAGGGCGAAGAGGGTGACGGCCTGGTGTTCGAGAAGATCAAGCGTTCGACGCTgcaggacgtcgaggagatgtCCTACCGCGCGGGCTGGGAGCAGGCCCTGCACACGCAGTACCACTTCTCGTCTTTTGACGGACACCTCCCGTCGTCCAAGAAGATCCTGCATAACGACGACACGAAGCACTGCATATTTTCGATCAGCCAGTGTCTTCCAAAGGACTTTTTTTcgaacgacgaggatgtcaGCGCGGTTGACGTGTTCCGAACCCTGACGTTTGACTTGGGCGGCTGCGGTGACTGCCTCATCGACGCCCTTATCAAcgagagcggcgagcgcggcttATCGGCCTTCTTTCCCAGTGCCGACGCACTCTACTTCCCGCCAAAGGACCAGCCGAAGCGCATGTGGGAGCGCTCGGAACCGATGCTCCCATTGACTCCGACttgggaggaggccaaCTTTAGCTTGGCTTACAACGTCCGCACGGGGCAAGACGGCTGGAAGGGCGTACGTCCGCGCACGGACGGCGCAGTGCGCATGCGCGAGTGGTGTGTCAAGATGCTTTCGCGCTACACCTACGCCTACG GCCGCACACCTTCGCGCTTCTACATGGTGCACAACGAGGCAGAATTTACACGCTACGTGAACGAGCTCACGAGAAACACCGACGTCGCGATGGTGTGCATCAACGACGACCAGCCTGACAACGCGACTGGCGCTGTCCGCAAACGCTTCCGGAAGTGGATGGAGACGCTGTTTAGCGGCGACAGCCGCTTTGTCCGGTACGAGAAGGCCCACTTCAGGtggagcgacgacgactcgctCCTCCTGGACCGGGAGGATGAGCAGGATAatgagaaggagaaggagaagaaggcgtaG
- a CDS encoding uncharacterized protein (Thioesterase domain), whose amino-acid sequence MSLRASTRPLSASLKASAVRTYTRPAAVELAYDVFEPAEVKQPGQSLVLCHGLFGSKQNWRSLAKGFAQRLGMPVYALDMRNHGLSTVAQPHGYADMAHDIAEFADKAGIKSGMNLLGHSMGGKAVQAYALNKELNSNLRSLIAIDMSPATGKVAPIFMEYINAMREVEAAKVSSRAEADKIMEKVEPDAAVRAFLLTNVLNKDDGDGKSYLAFRVPLDVMAQEIPEIGGFPYTVPPPVTETSPQWEGPTLFLKGKKSPYINRKNIPICEAYFPNMQLVSLDAGHWVHADQPAETTDVVSKFIAGERVDNRE is encoded by the exons ATGTCCCTCCGCGCCAGTACCCGCCCCctctcggcgtcgctcaAGGCCTCCGCTGTCCGCACGTATACGCGCCCGGCggcggtcgagctcgcgtacGACGTCTTTGAGCcggccgaggtcaagcagCCCGGCCAAAGCCTTGTGCTCTGCCACGGCCTTTT CGGCTCGAAGCAGAACTGGCGCTCGCTGGCCAAGGGCTTTgcccagcgcctcggcatGCCGGTGTacgcgctcgacatgcGCAACCACGGCCTGTCGACTGTCGCCCAGCCTCACGGATACGCCGACATGGCTCACGACATTGCCGAATtcgccgacaaggccggGATCAAGAGCGGCATgaacctcctcggccacaGCAT GGGCGGCAAGGCCGTGCAGGCGTACGCGCTCAACAAGGAGCTCAACAGCAATCTCCGCTCGTTGATCGCCATCGACATGTCGCCTGCCACCGGCAAGGTTGCGCCGAT CTTCATGGAGTACATCAACGCCatgcgcgaggtcgaggcggccaaggtgTCGAGccgtgccgaggccgacaagATCATGGAGAAGGTTGAGCCG GATGCCGCTGTGCGCgcgttcctcctcaccaacgTCCTGAacaaggacgacggcgacggcaagaGCTACCTCGCCTTCCGCGTCCCCCTCGACGTTATGGCCCAGGAGATCCCCGAGATCGGCGGGTTCCCCTACACCGTGCCTCCTCCTGTCACCGAGACCTCGCCGCAGTGGGAGGGACCGACTCTGTTcctcaagggcaagaagagcCCATACATCAACCGCAAGAACATTCCCATCTGCGAGGCCTACTTCCCCAACATGCAGCTCGTGTCGCTTGACGCTGGACACTGGGTCCACGCCGACCAGCCTGCCGAGACGACCGACGTCGTCTCCAAGTTCATTGCTGGTGAGCGCGTTGACAACCGCGAGTAG
- the RAV1 gene encoding uncharacterized protein (RAVE protein 1 C terminal), with translation MSLRLRQAIPGRPRRDSPSALSAITTPCGSYFVYPSSSNVVLLDPDGDLHNTLPFWDALPHRAGPSGIERDVGGVLARDGMVLAWSGAHVVLWNYQPQGWKVHSTIVANSPVASLDFWGGTLALGTQTGVELWRTENAEIVVWDRIWTGHSEPSPMVALPPEKSHIAWYFQGGREITIQAFGTKGVTGSPQILRQPRQIEWLGWRTVETTEAQLYVVTTNGVLRIYATVLDDPTWFQMLYAMDYRAFRDAGVLPPKGKGPAEFGTILVPDGATLRKAAKRAHVAAGNGRLSASVIKILDALDNDEADVAIWFGASGEVVLRSILNLDRAPPTLIKSEPLASFITPINASWSSRGCLLDGKSLFLAFPPTHAQPDVSTVRVSLLDLFGGNDESFGAAESADFETMSVLMTQDIQCFARTPNGRGLLAIGKGGEIGVWEKRRLGNMSWNESKLKTPALVGKGQWMAPASPILYAIYAKGRGIASYYHDPTDGPRVVLRHLDPGVGMPTEPVVMPHFTPKPDDKIELLLALSDIDDGYSPRRRRTRRAVIMAVSASGEAWVWRIEPAPTSPRFEFSESPLTRRDSFASTPRRRGTMLPDSPSGSPQVKGSIMSGDSGTGGYVYHSEKPIVTLISHSFLPVEDGKKPRFILPVDPMGWHSSTIDWETDTPLQDMVVTLSDSGVLEFWTPRLGQHLAGQRRSSVHRDACFDGHTANAGWTRTSVVRTEKTDVCLARTSSRKKTAIVCAVGDKYEVTIWDSNVSEFSTGLELTHTFDRGHVIQDLDWTTTSDLQSVLAVGFPHQIVLVCEQRLSYVDVTPGWAPFLHVDMRKYTSVPINDSVWIAGGSLAVAAGNQVYIFSRFLEKPTPPPSPPESDEVTHAKAELDGEEPEDIFQLIAHENGPLFDFHPTMLHQCLMWDKIDLVKNILVTLVKDMRKCEDEGRRRLIYQRLDPLAFHQSNAVRQQKVTKTDYSSLFSIVPSEDPTDDDEFTESVVQDLIERLDGPVVIPLDQVEKSSLAALAQAVLEVEASRRSLDICGLRYLISIRAFANRDRRTALSGAATPLPIPIPEEGLRPTAHSRISFRNIVWATHSESQVVLLQAATASTENNKMMWEDAKRLGVFLWLRNQEEIRAELEVVARNRFMAEEDRDPISASLFFFALGKKQVVHGLWRQAPGHREQAMMLKFLANDFSLDRWKTAAAKNAYALLSKQRYEYAAAFFMLAGSPKDAITVCLRQLNDWQLAVTLARAVEGDGPLLTWVLTDTVLPIAFAGGHRWLASWALWMLKRRDLSVRVIVSPMEEVAAAWNAEAVNSGKLVVGQPDNDDPSLLLLFQHLKSKTLQTAKGTSEITPVLEFDFVVHNARVFFRMGCHPLGLDVLRSWSFERAWFPPPVIKKRPEPIKVGGDVGKGPVSPTRRMSMSPYVVRRRSSFMLSRPAGRENMLMDMDVVAEGTEPPTRQPSPGPENGGLPSLTMSKMEDRAEPPGLMKGLRKDVEQGGAVFDMDQFFAPDKAKDVPELVTSPPSTNGSTTPALMTGQATPVFGVQFTDSFGGGAATALKPESVSPGSPSSRAASPGSKSPIGRTQRDRSPARSGTGTPSRKGANLMKEMMAGTQAEQGGVEFSLDSFFPGAPAPRATKAPTNVDTPKEEVKAKEDEHEDNVEKKDEPRKGLSLMKENNAHTHSAQGGVEFSLDSFAPTMPAPAPVAQDAYKMDATSNGETPDKTMEEKEERPKGLSLMKETNAHTLSAQGATEFSFDGFFPSEPVLPKSKPAQAPTPPDELKAAEATVNTKPVTPEPDSKPTGSPSPSTPESDTPKTTDADTLPNTSGKGTDTTPATPDPEPRKGANLMKDLNPNATAAQGGAEFNFGDFGF, from the exons ATGTCGCTGCGCCTACGACAGGCCATCCCTGgccgtccgcgccgcgacTCACCCAGTGCGCTCAGCGCTATCACTACCCCATGCGGGTCATACTTT gtctatccttcctcctcgaatGTCGTGCTCCTCGATCCCGATGGTGACCTGCACAACACCCTGCCGTTCTGGGACGCGCTGCCGCACCGCGCCGGGCCGTCCGGAATTGAGCGCGATGTCGGCGGAGTTCTCGCGCGCGATGGCATG gtccTCGCGTGGAGCGGTGCGCACGTTGTCCTCTGGAACTACCAGCCTCAGGGCTGGAAGGTTCACTCGACCATTGTTGCCAACTCACCCGTCGCGTCTCTCGACTTCTGGGGAGGCACGCTCGCACTTGGCACGCAGACCGGGGTGGAACTCTGGCGCACGGAGAACGCCGAGATCGTCGTCTGGGACCGCATCTGGACTGGACACAGTGAACCGTCGCCCATGGTGGCTCTCCCTCCAGAGAAGAGCCACATCGCATGGTACTTCCAG ggTGGCCGCGAGATCACAATCCAAGCTTTTGGCACCAAGGGTGTCACTGGGAGCCCTCAAATCCTCCGTCAACCGCGCCAGATTGAGTGGCTCGGGTGGCGAACAGTCGAGACGACAGAAGCGCAGCTCTACGTCGTCACGACCAACGGAGTGTTGCGCATCTACGCGACCGTGTTGGACGATCCTACGTGGTTCCAGATGCTCTATGCCATGGACTACCGCGCATTCCGGGACGCCGGCGTTCTCCCACCCAAAGGCAAAGGCCCGGCCGAGTTTGGCACCATCTTGGTCCCGGACGGGGCGACGCTACGCAAGGCGGCGAAGAGAGCGCATGTTGCTGCGGGGAACGGGAGACTATCGGCGTCAGTCATCaagatcctcgacgcgctcgataacgatgaggccgacgtcgccatTTGGTTCGGTGCCAGTGGTGAAGTCGTCCTTCGTTCCAttctcaacctcgaccgGGCTCCGCCGACCCTAATCAAGTCGGAACCGCTCGCGTCGTTCATCACCCCTATCAACGCTTCATGGTCCAGTCGCGGATGCCTGCTCGACGGCAAGtcgctcttcctcgccttcccccCTACCCACGCACAGCCAGATGTTTCGACAGTGCGCGtctccctcctcgatctctTTGGTGGCAACGACGAGTCTTTCGGTGCTGCTGAGTCTGCTGACTTTGAAACCATGTCCGTGCTCATGACACAAGACATCCAGTGCTTCGCGCGCACTCCCAACGGCCGCGGATTGCTTGCCATTGGTAAAGGCGGTGAGATTGGCGTGTGGGAGAAGCGCCGCCTTGGGAATATGTCGTGGAACGAGTCTAAACTCAAGACCCctgcgctcgtcggcaaAGGTCAGTGGATGGCGCCGGCATCCCCAATCTTGTACGCTATCTACGCCAAGGGACGCGGTATCGCATCCTACTATCACGATCCAACGGATGGTCCGCGGGTCGTTCTCCGACACCTAGACCCCGGCGTTGGAATGCCGACCGAACCGGTGGTCATGCCCCACTTTACGCCCAAACCGGACGACAAGATCGAGCTCCTACTCGCCCTTTCCGACATTGACGACGGGTACAGCCCACGGAGACGTCGCACACGCCGCGCTGTTATCATGGCTGTAtcggcgagcggcgaggccTGGGTGTGGCGCATCGAGCCGGCACctacctcgccgcgcttTGAGTTCTCTGAGTCGCCGCTGACTCGGCGCGACTCATTCGCCTCAAcgccgcggaggagggggacTATGCTCCCTGACTCGCCGTCGGGCTCACCGCAGGTCAAAGGCAGCATCATGTCCGGGGACTCTGGCACTGGGGGTTACGTGTATCACAGCGAGAAGCCGATCGTGACGTTGATCTCGCACTCGTTTCTCccggtcgaggacggcaagaagCCGCGCTTCATTCTCCCTGTTGACCCGATGGGCTGGCACAGCTCCACAATCGACTGGGAGACGGATACTCCGCTTCAAGACATGGTGGTGACGCTGTCCGACAGTGGCGTGCTCGAGTTCTGGAcgccgcgcctcggccaaCATCTCGCCGGTCAGCGGCGTTCGTCGGTCCACCGCGACGCATGCTTTGACGGACACACCGCCAACGCCGGGTGGACGCGCACCAGCGTCGTAAGAACGGAGAAGACGGATGTATGCTTAGCAcgcacgagctcgcgcaaGAAGACAGCCATCGTGTGTGCCGTCGGCGACAAGTACGAGGTGACGATCTGGGACTCAAATGTCTCCGAATTCTCCACCGGCCTCGAGTTGACGCACACGTTCGA CCGTGGTCATGTCATCCAAGACCTCGACTGGACAACCACGTCCGACCTTCAATCCGTGCTGGCTGTTGGGTTCCCGCACCAGATCGTGCTCGTGTGCGAGCAGCGCTTAAGCTACGTTGACGTCACGCCAGGATGGGCGCCGTTCCTCCACGTCGACATGCGCAAGTACACCTCTGTGCCGATCAACGACTCGGTTTGGATTGCTGGCGGCTCgctcgctgtcgccgccggGAACCAGGTGTACATCTTCAGTCGGTTCTTGGAGAAGCCGACGCCTCCACCATCACCTCCCGAATCAGACGAGGTAACGCACGCCAAGGCAGAATTagatggcgaggagccCGAGGACATCTTCCAGCTGATCGCGCACGAGAACGGGCCCCTGTTCGACTTCCACCCGACCATGCTCCACCAGTGTTTGATGTGGG acaAGATCGATCTTGTTAAGAACATTCTGGTTACGCTCGTCAAGGATATGCGCAAatgcgaggatgaggggcggcggcgactcATTTACCAGCGTCTCGACCCTCTCGCGTTCCACCAGTCGAACGCCGTGCGCCAACAGAAGGTAACCAAGACCGACTACTCTAGCCTCTTTTCGATAGTGCCGTCAGAGGATCCAacggacgacgacgaatTCACCGAGTCGGTCGTGCAGGACCTGATTGAGAGACTGGACGGCCCGGTCGTGATCCCTCTGGACCAGGTCGAAAAGAGCAGCCTGGCAGCCCTCGCACAGGCTGTgctcgaggttgaagcGTCGCGGCGTTCTCTCGACATCTGTGGGCTGCGCTACTTGATCAGCATTCGCGCATTCGCGAATCGCGACCGCCGGACTGCGCTGAGTGGCGCTGCCACCCCACTTCCTATCCCCATTCCCGAGGAGGGCCTCCGGCCCACAGCGCACTCTCGCATCTCGTTCCGCAACATTGTCTGGGCGACACATAGCGAGTCTCAGGTAGTTCTCCTGCAGGCAGccaccgcctccaccgAGAACAACAAGATGATGTGGGAGGACGCAaagcgcctcggcgtaTTCCTCTGGCTGAGAAACCAGGAGGAGATCCGTgctgagctcgaggtcgttgcGCGCAACCGCTTCATGGCGGAGGAAGACCGCGACCCAATCTCCGCGAGTCTGTTCTTTTTCGCGCTGGGTAAGAAGCAGGTTGTGCACGGCCTCTGGCGCCAGGCGCCGGGGCACAGGGAGCAGGCTATGATGCTCAagttcctcgccaacgacTTTTCACTCGACCGCTGGAAGACGGCTGCAGCGAAGAATGCGTACGCGCTTCTGAGTAAACAGCGCTATGAGTACGCCGCAGCGTTCTTTATGCTCGCCGGCAGCCCTAAGGACGCGATTACTGTGTGCTTGCGTCAACTGAACGACTGGCAGCTGGCCGTTActctcgcgcgcgcagtCGAGGGTGACGGCCCGCTCCTCACTTGGGTCTTGACTGACACCGTGCTCCCGATTGCGTTTGCTGGAGGGCACCGGTGGCTGGCGTCGTGGGCATTATGGATGCTGAAGCGTCGCGATCTCAGTGTGCGGGTGATCGTGTCCCCAATGGAGGAGGTCGCTGCGGCGTGGAACGCGGAAGCAGTCAACAGTGGCAAGCTGGTGGTCGGGCAGCCAGACAATGACGACCCGTCACTCCTGCTGCTGTTCCAGCACCTTAAAAGCAAGACGTTGCAAACGGCCAAGGGTACGAGCGAGATCACGCCGGTGCTCGAGTTCGACTTTGTCGTACACAACGCAAGAGTGTTCTTCCGCATGGGCTGCCACCCACTCGGTCTGGATGTGCTGCGGTCGTGGTCGTTCGAGCGGGCGTGGTTCCCCCCTCCCGTTATCAAAAAGCGTCCCGAGCCCATCAAagttggcggcgacgttggCAAGGGCCCAGTTTCGCCTACTCGTCGCATGTCCATGTCGCCATACGTCGTCCGCCGCAGAAGCAGCTTCATGTTGTCCCGCCCGGCTGGGCGCGAGAACATGCtcatggacatggacgtGGTTGCGGAAGGCACCGagccgccgacgcgccaGCCGTCCCCTGGGCCGGAGAATGGCGGGCTCCCGTCGCTCACAATGTCCAAAATGGAGGACAGGGCCGAGCCGCCAGGCCTCATGAAGGGCCTGCGCAAGGACGTGGAGCAAGGTGGGGCCGTGTTCGACATGGACCAGTTCTTCGCTcccgacaaggccaaggatgTCCCGGAGCTCgtgacctcgccgccatcaaCGAACGGCTCGACCACGCCCGCCCTCATGACAGGGCAGGCGACGCCGGTCTTCGGCGTGCAGTTCACTGACTCGTTTGGTGGGGGCGCTGCGACCGCACTCAAGCCTGAGAGCGTGAGTCCCGGCAGTCCGAGTAGCCGAGCGGCGTCGCCCGGTAGCAAGAGTCCGATAGGCCGGACGCAGCGTGACCGGTCACCCGCCAGGTCGGGCACTGGGACACCGTCGCGCAAGGGTGCCAACCTTATGAAGGAGATGATGGCGGGCACGCAAGCAGAGCAAGGAGGCGTCGAGTTCAGTCTGGACAGCTTCTTCCCCGGCGCCCCAGCACCGCGAGCCACGAAGGCCCCCACGAACGTTGACACGCCGAAGGAagaggtcaaggccaaggaggacgagcatgAGGACAACGttgagaagaaggacgaaCCTCGCAAGGGTCTGAGCCTCATGAAGGAGAACAATGCGCACACCCATTCCGCGCAGGGCGGCGTTGAGTTCAGCTTGGATTCCTTCGCCCCGACCAtgccggcgccggcgccggtCGCCCAAGACGCCTACAAAATGGACGCGACGAGTAACGGGGAGACGCCGGACAAGAcgatggaggagaaggaggaaaGACCCAAGGGCCTGAGTCTAATGAAGGAGACGAACGCACACACGCTGTCAGCACAGGGAGCCACAGAGTTCAGCTTCGACGGCTTCTTCCCCTCCGAACCGGTGCTGCCTAAGTCGAAACCGGCGCAGGCGCCCACACCGCCAGATGAGCTGAAGGCGGCAGAGGCAACGGTGAACACCAAGCCAGTCACGCCAGAACCTGATTCCAAACCCACTGGATCTCCATCCCCGTCCACGCCTGAGTCCGACACACCCAAGACGACTGACGCAGATACGCTGCCCAACACTTCTGGCAAGGGCACCGACACAACTCCCGCCACCCCCGACCCCGAGCCACGAAAGGGTGCCAATCTCATGAAGGACCTGAACCCGAACGCGACTGCAGCCCAAGGTGGTGCAGAGTTTAATTTTGGCGACTTCGGATTCTAG